Below is a window of Georgenia soli DNA.
GGGGATCGGGCGCAAGGGGGCTCAGCGCATCGTCCTGGAGATCGGGGACAAGCTCGGTGCCCCCGGTGACGGCGCGGCCGCCGCCCCGGTGGTGGAGCAGGGAGCGGGGGATGCGCCCGAGGTGGTCGACGCCCTGGTCCAGCTCGGCTGGAGCGAGAAGATCGCCTCCGGAGCCGTCGCGTCGGTCATGGGCCGGGACGAGGCACCGTCCGACGTCCCGGCGATCCTGCGGGCCGCGCTGCAGCACCTGGGCGGGCACGCGCGTGTCTGAGGAGCAGGAGGTCATGGACACCGGCGCGGACGACATCGAGCGCGCCGCCGAGGCCGCCCTGCGACCACGCCGGCTCGCCGACTTCGTGGGGCAGGAGGTGGTGCGCGACCAGCTCTCGCTCGTCCTGGACGCCGCCAAGGCCCGCGACACGCCGCCCGACCACGTCCTCCTCTCCGGTCCGCCCGGGCTCGGCAAGACCACGCTGGCGATGATCATCGCGGCCGAGGTCGAGGGTGCGCTCCGGCTCACCTCCGGCCCCGCGATCCAGCACGCCGGCGACCTCGCCGCGATCCTGTCCTCGCTGCAGGACCGGGACGTGCTCTTCATCGACGAGATCCACCGGCTCGCCCGGCCCGCGGAGGAGATGCTCTACCTGGCGATGGAGGACTTCCGGGTCGACGTCGTCGTCGGCAAGGGGCCCGGGGCCACGTCCATCCCGCTGTCCCTGCCGCCGTTCACCGTCGTCGGGGCGACGACGAGGGCCGGCCTGCTGCCGGCGCCGCTGCGCGACCGGTTCGGCTTCACCGGGCACCTGGAGTTCTACTCGCCCGAGGAGCTCGAGCGGGTGCTGCACCGCAGCGCCGGTCTGCTCGGCGCGACGCTGCACGAGGACGCCGCGCACGAGCTGGCGTCCCGCTCCCGGGGCACGCCCCGCATCGCCAACCGGCTGCTGCGCCGGGTCCAGGACTTCGCCCAGGTGCGGGGGACCGGCGTGCTGGACCTCGCCGCCGCGCACGGCGCGCTCGA
It encodes the following:
- the ruvB gene encoding Holliday junction branch migration DNA helicase RuvB, which codes for MDTGADDIERAAEAALRPRRLADFVGQEVVRDQLSLVLDAAKARDTPPDHVLLSGPPGLGKTTLAMIIAAEVEGALRLTSGPAIQHAGDLAAILSSLQDRDVLFIDEIHRLARPAEEMLYLAMEDFRVDVVVGKGPGATSIPLSLPPFTVVGATTRAGLLPAPLRDRFGFTGHLEFYSPEELERVLHRSAGLLGATLHEDAAHELASRSRGTPRIANRLLRRVQDFAQVRGTGVLDLAAAHGALDVFEVDRLGLDRLDRAVLHALCARFGGGPVGLTTLAVSVGEEPETVETVAEPFLVREGLVVRTPRGRMATAAAYEHLGMERPGDATLFG